The proteins below come from a single Chryseobacterium nepalense genomic window:
- a CDS encoding TIGR03643 family protein, with protein MNKNLNIQQIDRIIEMAWEDRTPFEAIQFQFGISESEVIELMRSELKESSFKLWRKRVNSGISQKHLKKRNEEINRFKCSRQRVISNNKISKR; from the coding sequence ATGAATAAAAACCTCAACATACAACAAATCGACAGAATCATCGAAATGGCATGGGAAGACAGAACTCCGTTTGAAGCCATACAATTCCAGTTCGGAATAAGTGAATCGGAAGTAATTGAACTGATGCGTTCGGAACTGAAAGAATCAAGTTTTAAACTTTGGCGGAAAAGGGTAAATTCCGGGATAAGCCAGAAACATTTAAAAAAAAGAAATGAAGAAATCAACCGTTTTAAATGCAGCAGGCAAAGAGTGATCAGCAATAATAAAATTTCGAAAAGATAA
- a CDS encoding RHS repeat-associated core domain-containing protein translates to MQTDYLDGFQYKFTYAWEDETGTMTTDGMKLRIIPTPEGYFDGLRNRYFYNYTDHLGNVRLSYSDADGNGQVTGDIVVNNCYDTPDGQICNNYIITGEAEGVTNYYPFGLMHNAQSYSFDNAYNYKYNGKELQETGMYDYGARFYMPDIGRWGVVDPLAEVNRAWSPYRYAYDNPIRFIDPDGRLEGDFINENGEYLGNDGINDGKVYIVKTTKSSFDSGAPSAGISNKDRKATEKFITENSGNTSAFQSNSIAYDNSVEIAGSPETRQAMVDIVNQDNGKGGTSDANNREYGGRIKKMELLWNLQWDLFVILQLIQMQVLLLLVTEINPHFIHIQAEAKLNHQHQIIF, encoded by the coding sequence TTGCAGACGGATTACCTGGATGGCTTTCAGTATAAGTTTACCTATGCATGGGAAGATGAAACGGGAACGATGACCACTGATGGAATGAAATTAAGGATCATCCCTACTCCGGAAGGTTATTTTGATGGATTAAGAAACAGGTATTTTTATAATTACACGGACCACTTGGGGAATGTAAGATTAAGCTACAGCGATGCAGACGGAAATGGTCAGGTGACGGGAGATATTGTGGTTAATAATTGTTATGACACTCCGGATGGACAGATTTGTAACAACTATATCATTACCGGAGAAGCAGAAGGTGTTACCAATTACTATCCTTTCGGGCTGATGCATAATGCACAAAGTTATAGTTTTGATAATGCGTACAACTACAAGTACAACGGAAAAGAGTTACAGGAGACCGGAATGTATGATTATGGCGCAAGGTTTTACATGCCGGATATTGGACGTTGGGGCGTGGTGGATCCGCTGGCGGAAGTAAACAGAGCTTGGTCTCCATATCGTTATGCTTATGACAATCCTATCAGATTTATTGATCCGGATGGTAGATTAGAAGGAGATTTTATTAATGAAAATGGAGAATATCTTGGAAATGATGGTATTAATGATGGTAAAGTTTATATTGTAAAAACCACAAAATCAAGTTTTGATTCTGGTGCTCCTTCTGCTGGAATATCCAATAAAGATAGAAAAGCGACTGAAAAATTTATTACCGAAAATTCTGGAAATACTTCAGCTTTCCAATCCAATAGTATAGCATATGATAATAGTGTTGAAATTGCAGGAAGTCCTGAAACACGTCAAGCAATGGTTGATATTGTCAACCAAGATAATGGGAAAGGGGGAACTTCAGATGCAAATAATAGAGAATATGGTGGACGCATAAAAAAAATGGAACTGTTGTGGAATCTCCAATGGGACCTGTTCGTGATCCTGCAACTGATCCAAATGCAAGTATTACTATTACTAGTTACGGAAATCAATCCACATTTCATTCACATCCAAGCGGAAGCAAAACTGAATCATCAACATCAAATAATATTTTAG
- a CDS encoding XRE family transcriptional regulator, producing MQNCEGYLYLPARARRSRQRGKPSIDTANKLASFLEVSLDYLTGNADVLLDMQTMDRILEVQALPDDIKDKLFYFIDMTVRDYKAKKAYS from the coding sequence TTGCAAAATTGCGAGGGTTATTTGTATCTACCGGCACGAGCGAGACGCTCGCGCCAGCGTGGGAAGCCCTCCATTGATACGGCTAATAAACTGGCTTCTTTTCTGGAAGTATCTTTGGATTATCTTACAGGCAATGCAGATGTACTGCTCGATATGCAGACAATGGACAGGATTCTTGAAGTACAGGCTTTACCCGATGATATTAAAGACAAACTTTTCTACTTCATTGATATGACGGTAAGAGATTATAAAGCCAAAAAAGCGTACTCGTAA
- a CDS encoding DUF6443 domain-containing protein produces MKKILIPIGALLISGLSQAQLTTTENYVYSKTYLDYNSSGQPTKSAETVQYFDGLGRAKQVVNIKASPTGKDVVTHIEYDGFGRQVKDYLPVPQQITQNGAIYTSPLSNATQSTLYGSEKIFSEKILENSPLDRILQQKQVGNAWDTKPVQFGYDANTAEDAVKKYTTVTTWVNGATSSQISQSANYLAAQLYKNTVTDEDGNQTIEFKNGEGQVLLVRKMLSATEKVDTYYVYNEYNQLAYVIPPLASNVQTLSASDLDNLCYQYKYDGRNRLVEKKLPGKGWEYMLYDKQDRLVATQDTVMKEKGQWLYTKYDQFGRVAITGIGTGYQRSVEQGTVDSFGSNNVTRINTPFFNRQGIDVYYNNPDGSYPNSSNWVTLLSLNYYDSYPGYYFNPSFPTNILGEPTLTETNTAEGLSTKSLPVMSLVKNIEDDNWTKNYTYYDKKGRAIGSYSINHLGGRTQTESRLDFAGAVQQSITRHKRLDTDTDKVITENFTYDSQNRLLTHTHQVDNNPVEYLAQNTYNELSQLKNKKVGGTVLGSGLQKVDYAYNIRGWMTQINDPNNLSGDLFAYKIKYNEVEGLQTPDTSDASLQVLPKYNGNIAEVDWKTGVSANESLKRYGYVYDKLNRLSAGFYQNSTNPSLREYYEKATYDLNGNIKTIQRTAQRMGATALLIDNLTYDYENSNMSNRLQKVKDAVTLTQGFPYKATPTNIGYDDNGNMTSFPDKNISSIQYNYLNLPKKITQNSQVTDYVYRADGVKVKKLFGGLQTDYLDGFQYKFTYAWEDETGTMTSDGMKLRIIPTPEGYFDGLRNRYFYNYTDHLGNVRLSYSDADGNGQVTGDIVVNNCYDTPDGQVCNNYIITGEAEGVTNYYPFGLMHNAQSYSFDNAYNYKYQSQELQETGFYSFKWRNYMPDVGRFFNIDPLSEKYAYQSHYNFSENKVTSHRELEGLEAVPADNFNKNQSTLVVLGLGRADGRNGDGVGSGTNTLYSNLPKNLQTDGALSSLQNSLGSNIAVAAYTGTDSGLAATHMVETISNYRSVNPDGNVIMIGHSLGGKDILNAASSTTENINLVLTMEPVSVNAGGGTAYSSDPYSASLGGNVQNIISLSADKNMFSGGGGSKTVTGQNSIKATMTGTGHTNIDDSMTPYLKPLIQRTDQGVNPVKWFQNVNWNNFQVQPNVRTGDQQKKGTGSGS; encoded by the coding sequence ATGAAAAAAATATTAATTCCTATAGGCGCTTTGCTAATATCCGGTTTATCCCAGGCACAGCTCACCACTACGGAAAACTACGTGTATTCCAAAACCTATCTGGATTACAATAGTAGTGGACAACCCACCAAATCCGCAGAAACCGTACAGTATTTCGACGGGTTGGGAAGAGCTAAGCAGGTGGTGAATATCAAAGCTTCCCCAACGGGAAAAGATGTGGTCACCCATATTGAATACGATGGTTTCGGAAGACAGGTGAAAGACTACCTTCCGGTTCCCCAGCAGATAACCCAGAATGGAGCAATCTACACATCTCCATTGAGCAATGCTACCCAGTCCACGCTGTACGGTTCTGAGAAGATCTTTTCAGAGAAAATCCTGGAAAACTCACCCTTAGACAGGATCCTGCAGCAGAAGCAGGTGGGGAATGCATGGGATACGAAACCGGTGCAGTTTGGTTATGATGCCAATACGGCTGAAGATGCCGTTAAAAAATACACCACGGTAACCACCTGGGTAAATGGAGCTACCAGTTCACAAATCAGTCAGAGTGCGAATTATCTGGCCGCACAGCTCTATAAAAACACGGTAACCGATGAAGACGGAAACCAGACCATTGAATTTAAAAACGGGGAAGGCCAGGTTCTTTTGGTAAGAAAGATGCTCAGCGCCACGGAAAAAGTGGATACGTATTATGTGTACAACGAATACAATCAATTGGCATATGTCATTCCGCCATTAGCCTCCAACGTTCAGACTCTTTCAGCTTCTGATCTGGATAACCTCTGCTACCAGTACAAATACGACGGCAGAAACCGGCTGGTAGAAAAGAAGCTTCCGGGCAAAGGCTGGGAATATATGCTCTACGATAAGCAGGACAGGCTGGTTGCAACCCAAGACACCGTGATGAAGGAAAAAGGACAATGGCTCTATACAAAATATGACCAGTTCGGAAGAGTGGCTATTACCGGAATCGGAACAGGATACCAGAGAAGTGTGGAACAGGGTACCGTTGACAGCTTTGGATCAAATAATGTAACCCGGATCAATACTCCTTTTTTTAACAGGCAGGGAATCGATGTGTATTATAATAATCCGGACGGAAGCTATCCTAATTCTTCCAACTGGGTAACTTTATTATCTTTAAATTATTATGATTCTTACCCTGGATATTACTTTAACCCATCTTTTCCAACAAATATTTTGGGAGAACCCACCCTTACCGAAACGAATACTGCAGAAGGCTTAAGCACCAAGAGTCTTCCGGTGATGAGCCTGGTGAAAAACATTGAGGACGACAACTGGACGAAAAATTACACCTATTATGATAAAAAAGGAAGAGCCATCGGAAGTTATTCTATCAATCACTTAGGTGGTCGTACCCAAACAGAATCCAGGCTTGATTTTGCAGGGGCTGTTCAGCAAAGCATCACCCGTCATAAAAGGCTGGATACCGATACGGATAAAGTGATTACCGAAAACTTTACCTATGATTCTCAGAATAGGCTTCTGACCCATACCCACCAGGTAGACAATAACCCGGTGGAATATTTAGCGCAGAACACCTACAATGAACTGTCCCAGCTTAAAAACAAGAAAGTTGGGGGAACGGTTTTAGGAAGCGGATTACAAAAAGTGGATTACGCCTACAACATCCGCGGTTGGATGACCCAGATCAATGATCCTAATAATCTTTCAGGTGATCTTTTCGCATATAAAATTAAATATAATGAAGTGGAAGGGTTGCAGACCCCGGACACCTCAGATGCCTCTTTACAGGTCCTTCCGAAATACAATGGCAACATTGCCGAAGTAGACTGGAAAACAGGCGTAAGCGCCAACGAATCTCTGAAAAGGTATGGCTATGTGTATGATAAGCTTAACCGTCTCTCAGCAGGGTTTTACCAGAATTCTACCAACCCTTCTCTTAGGGAATATTATGAAAAAGCAACCTATGACCTGAACGGAAACATTAAAACTATCCAAAGAACCGCCCAGAGAATGGGAGCAACCGCCCTGTTGATCGATAATCTTACCTATGATTACGAAAACAGCAATATGAGCAACAGGTTGCAGAAGGTAAAAGATGCCGTTACATTAACACAGGGATTCCCTTACAAAGCGACCCCAACCAATATCGGATATGATGACAATGGAAATATGACTTCTTTTCCGGATAAAAATATTTCTTCCATTCAGTATAATTATTTAAATTTACCGAAGAAGATCACTCAGAACTCGCAGGTAACAGATTATGTATACAGAGCAGACGGAGTAAAAGTAAAGAAGCTCTTTGGAGGACTGCAGACGGATTACCTGGATGGCTTTCAGTATAAGTTTACCTATGCATGGGAAGATGAAACGGGAACGATGACCAGTGATGGAATGAAATTAAGGATCATCCCTACTCCGGAAGGTTATTTTGACGGACTGAGAAACAGGTATTTTTATAATTATACGGACCACTTGGGGAATGTAAGATTAAGCTACAGCGATGCAGACGGAAATGGTCAGGTAACGGGAGATATTGTGGTTAATAATTGTTACGATACTCCGGATGGACAGGTTTGTAACAACTATATCATAACCGGAGAAGCAGAGGGTGTTACGAACTATTATCCTTTCGGGCTGATGCATAATGCACAAAGTTATAGTTTTGATAATGCGTACAACTACAAGTATCAGTCACAGGAATTGCAGGAAACAGGCTTCTACTCCTTCAAATGGCGTAATTATATGCCCGATGTGGGACGATTTTTCAACATAGATCCGCTTTCTGAAAAATATGCTTATCAATCTCATTACAATTTTTCTGAAAATAAGGTTACTTCACATAGAGAATTAGAAGGTCTTGAAGCAGTTCCTGCGGATAATTTTAATAAAAACCAATCTACTTTAGTAGTTTTAGGATTAGGAAGAGCTGACGGAAGAAATGGAGATGGCGTTGGAAGCGGAACGAATACCCTTTATTCTAATCTTCCTAAAAATCTACAAACAGATGGAGCTTTGTCCAGTCTTCAAAATAGTCTGGGAAGTAATATAGCAGTTGCGGCTTATACAGGAACTGACAGTGGTCTTGCAGCTACTCATATGGTTGAAACAATTAGCAATTACAGAAGCGTAAATCCTGATGGGAATGTTATAATGATAGGACATAGTCTAGGAGGTAAAGATATTCTTAATGCAGCAAGTTCAACAACTGAAAATATTAACCTAGTTCTAACAATGGAACCCGTATCTGTAAATGCGGGAGGAGGAACTGCTTATAGCTCAGATCCATATTCTGCAAGTTTAGGAGGTAATGTTCAAAATATTATTAGTTTAAGTGCTGATAAAAATATGTTTTCTGGAGGTGGTGGTTCAAAAACTGTTACTGGTCAAAACTCTATAAAAGCTACAATGACAGGAACAGGACACACTAATATTGATGACTCTATGACTCCATACTTAAAACCACTAATACAAAGAACTGATCAAGGTGTAAATCCAGTAAAATGGTTTCAGAATGTTAATTGGAATAACTTCCAAGTTCAACCAAATGTGAGAACTGGAGACCAACAAAAGAAAGGAACTGGATCAGGTTCATAA